In a genomic window of Platichthys flesus chromosome 24, fPlaFle2.1, whole genome shotgun sequence:
- the cd248a gene encoding CD248 molecule, endosialin a — protein MGCLVSSAAALLLTSLLALLFGVSSVLGQELRENDALCNADGCFVVYFQEKTFLDSWRACKEKGGNLATIKRKEDATTIAILFSALDLRHSRTEIKIWIGLQRQPRQCTTALPLRGFSWTTGDQDTEYTNWQRQDFPDLCIVPRCVVMGYSIHGKNDNLKWQDDSCSVPADGYLCYYGYKGMCPALWTEGGGHILYKTPFNLLSTLLTHVPFGSVATVPCPIGTKEEQSVLCVLREDGSVGWSRESPLCSDPLVSHSWCDQDNGGCEHFCRPAGEHFFCDCADEYQLGDDGQSCEMSDVCQGAPCEYECLPLSDGYRCACPEGYMLAPDERGCLDVDECLQSPCEQLCENSPGTFECRCRDGYHPDDEGECEDQDECIKDPCEHACENTPGSHICHCHLGFSPVPEDTKRCQDTDECQIPGTCEQMCVNYDGGFECYCEEGYELMSDHYSCQKRGEGDGHPAITSPFPWVTHQPGPEWDLMDYDWNLQQSHTDWPPEEEPSLNWLTDPPRVLNPDVIWVTSAPQEELPFSSTVDPLTQGDENDEKDIDINGADWLEWGQKPQPELEVFPNTISTTPPPETSTSTEPDSYEDDQETTTALPFLSTSSISEGAWNWWSSLTTSSHEAGNSEDSVTSHNMTTDSSYRNEVNKEQYLEEDQGEEKKEYVEITHSQDQTVLTQFTSSQPTSSGVGRSGVTPDSGLENSEPKISSTWLLVGLIVPICILILVMLALVIVYCTRCALRPRSKNVTDCYHWISGAHDPQVASTPSVGVKTCV, from the coding sequence ATGGGCTGCCTAGTTAGCAGTGCAGCTGCTCTTCTCTTAACCTCCTTGCTGGCTTTGCTTTTTGGAGTTTCTTCCGTCCTGGGCCAGGAACTGAGAGAGAATGATGCACTTTGTAATGCTGATGGTTGCTTTGTGGTCTATTTCCAAGAAAAAACCTTTCTGGACTCATGGAGGGCCTGCAAAGAGAAAGGAGGCAATCTCGCCACTATCAAACGCAAAGAGGATGCCACCACTATTGCCATACTTTTTTCAGCTCTGGACTTACGGCACTCACGCACCGAGATCAAGATATGGATTGGCCTGCAGCGCCAGCCTCGCCAGTGTACCACTGCTCTCCCCCTGCGGGGTTTCTCTTGGACCACTGGTGACCAGGACACAGAGTATACCAACTGGCAGAGACAGGATTTCCCTGATTTATGTATTGTGCCACGCTGTGTGGTCATGGGCTACAGCATTCACGGGAAGAATGATAATTTGAAATGGCAGGATGACTCTTGCTCAGTCCCTGCAGATGGGTATCTTTGTTACTATGGCTATAAAGGAATGTGTCCAGCCTTATGGACAGAAGGTGGAGGCCATATCCTTTACAAAACACCATTTAACCTTCTAAGCACATTGCTAACCCATGTACCCTTTGGATCTGTTGCTACTGTGCCATGCCCTATAGGCACCAAGGAGGAACAGTCCGTTTTGTGCGTGCTGAGGGAGGATGGCTCTGTTGGGTGGTCAAGAGAATCCCCTCTTTGCTCTGATCCTCTTGTATCCCACAGTTGGTGTGATCAGGATAATGGTGGATGTGAGCATTTCTGCAGGCCGGCTGGGGAACACTTCTTCTGTGATTGTGCGGATGAGTATCAACTCGGAGATGATGGGCAGAGCTGTGAGATGTCTGATGTTTGTCAAGGGGCCCCCTGTGAGTATGAGTGCCTGCCCCTTTCAGATGGGTATCGTTGTGCCTGCCCTGAAGGATACATGCTTGCACCAGATGAACGTGGCTGTCTGGATGTGGACGAGTGCCTCCAGAGTCCTTGTGAACAACTTTGTGAGAATTCTCCAGGGACATTTGAATGTCGATGCCGGGATGGTTACCATCCAGATGATGAGGGTGAATGTGAGGATCAAGATGAGTGTATAAAGGACCCATGTGAACATGCCTGTGAGAACACTCCAGGCTCTCATATCTGCCACTGCCATCTGGGGTTTTCCCCAGTACCTGAGGACACAAAACGATGCCAGGACACTGATGAGTGCCAGATCCCTGGGACCTGTGAGCAGATGTGTGTGAATTATGACGGTGGATTTGAGTGCTACTGTGAGGAAGGTTATGAACTCATGTCTGATCACTACTCATGtcagaagagaggggagggagatggCCATCCTGCCATTACCTCTCCTTTTCCTTGGGTCACCCACCAACCTGGGCCTGAATGGGACCTCATGGACTATGATTGGAATCTGCAACAGAGTCACACTGATTGGCCCCCAGAGGAGGAGCCATCTCTGAACTGGCTGACTGATCCACCGAGAGTTTTGAACCCTGATGTCATCTGGGTCACCAGTGCTCCACAGGAGGAACTTCCCTTTTCATCTACAGTGGACCCTTTGACACAGGGGGATGAGAATGATGAGAAAGACATCGACATTAATGGAGCTGATTGGTTAGAGTGGGGGCAGAAACCTCAGCCTGAGCTGGAGGTTTTTCCTAACACCATCTCGACCACACCTCCACCGGAAACCAGTACTAGCACTGAACCAGACTCATATGAAGATGACCAGGAGACCACCACAGcccttcctttcctttccacCTCTTCAATCTCTGAGGGAGCTTGGAATTGGTGGTCCAGTCTCACAACTTCCAGCCATGAAGCAGGAAATTCAGAGGATTCAGTCACAAGCCACAACATGACTACAGATTCCAGCTACCGCAATGAGGTCAACAAAGAACAGTATCTAGAGGAGGATCAgggggaggagaaaaaggaataTGTGGAGATAACACACTCCCAAGATCAAACTGTTCTCACACAGTTTACCTCTTCCCAGCCAACCTCGAGTGGGGTTGGAAGGAGCGGAGTAACCCCGGATTCTGGCTTGGAAAACAGTGAGCCTAAAATCAGCAGCACCTGGCTCCTGGTGGGACTAATAGTGCCCATCTGTATACTAATTTTGGTGATGCTGGCATTGGTCATTGTCTATTGTACTCGCTGTGCTCTCCGACCACGCAGTAAGAATGTGACTGACTGCTACCACTGGATTTCAGGGGCTCATGATCCACAGGTAGCTTCCACCCCCTCAGTCGGGGTCAAGACCTGTGTTtaa